The sequence CTAGAGATAGCAACATTAAGCCTTTTTCTATCTAATAAAAATGAAATATTTCCATATGTTTTAACTGTAGAGTAAATTACTATATCAGCTTCTTCACCTTGAAAACTATCCACAGTGTCTGTTTTAATATTCAACTTACTAAATAAATTTAGTGCTTTAATTTTATTCTTTAATCTTAATTTTTGAGCAGAATATGGAGTGATAATGCCTACAGATTTTATAAGTCCCTTTTTTTCTAAAAAGCTATTTATGAGTCCAAGTAATGTCACGATCTCGTCTATTTCCATATTATTGTAACTACTTGTTCCATCTTTTTTATGAAATCCATTTACATCTATCCATTTAATAATATTTTTAGGGCATATAAAGTCATTTGTTTCTTTAATATGTCCATTGCGTAGCTTTTCATCATAAAATAAACTACTAGTTAAACTTCCTATTTGTTGAGGCATTCTGAATTGTTCATTTAACATTGCTTTATTACTTAAAGGTATCTTTTCAAATAGTTCCTCAAAAAAACTTTTTTTCAGAATTTCTAAATCTTCAAAACTCAAATCATTTTCATCATCACTGTCTAATTTCTCTAACAATTTTCTATCTATCGTAGGTGGCAATTGATTGTGATCACCAATTAAAATGACTTTTTTTGCACGCAATATCGGAATCAATAGTTCAGGAGCAGTTGCTCGCCCAGCCTCATCAATGATAGCTGTATCAAACTCAACCAAGTCTAAACCCAAGGATTTATTTGCAAGTCCGACGCATGTAGCACCCAATATCTGATGTTTACTGATCAGTAACTCTTTTATCTCATTATCCACATCTCTAAAATCAGGTTTATAAATTAAATTCAGCCATTTGACAGCAAATTCGTAAAGTTTGATATTTTGTTCATTAATTTCTCTAAAAGAAGTCGACAATTTAGAATTGAAAGAATTTTTATTATCATTCTTATTTTGTTCTAAATGTATAAAATTAATTATTACTGCTTCTTTATATTTTACAAACCAATTTTCAACAGTATATTTTTTAATGTTTTCATATTGAATTTTATCCTCATTCGGCGCAACCCTTATAATGCTATAACCTTCTTGTGCAAACCACTCTCTATTTTCTCTGTCAATACCATCTAAAACATTATCTACGGCTACATTTTGCTGAGATACAATAAGTATTTTTGAATATTTATCATGCTTAATTGTCTGATAAATTAATTCTTTGATTATAGTTGTTTTTCCTGTCCCAGGAGGTCCCTGCACTAAAAAAATATTTTTTTCATTAAAGACTTTTTTGATAATTTCTTGTTGATTTTCAGTTAGATTTTTATTTTTAAAGGTCAGTTGACAATCACAGTTAAGAGGTTTGTGTTGAGTTAAAGATGGTGAAATGAGTAGTTGTTTTATGTCATTATTGACTATTTTAGAAGATGCAAAATCTTTTAATGCTTTTTTTTGCTTTTGCAAAACAGGTTGGTGAGTTTTAACTTTTATAAGCAGTGTACCACATTTTGGAATATCGCTCAGTTGATCTATAAATTCTATTTTAGATTTTAAAAGACCTTCATTTAAAGAATAATCGTCTAAAAATCCAATATTTATGCTGTTTAATTCAAGTGTAACCTCTTTCGGTTTTTTGTCTTTAATTTTTATTTCATGCTCTTTTAAAGTATGACTATCAATATAAAAAATGAGTATTAGATCATCTCTATCATATTTTATATATTGTATTTTGAATATTTCAAAAGAGTTATTTTCAATTTGATATTCAATAATCCTTTGCCATTTTCTGAAAAAATCAAAATCTTTATGCTCAGTTTTAGATGAGTAATCTATATAGGAAAACTGATCATTCAAAAAAGATATAAATTCATTAAAAAGCACTTCTTGATTGAGTGAAAAATTTTTATATCTATCATAATATAAGCTATTTTCTATCAGTAAAATTTCATGAGGTATTGTGAACGAACTAGAAGTCAATCTAGATGTGTCAATGCTTACTATTTTATGCAGCACTAATAAATGATTATTTTTGTCTATTTCAAAAAAAAGTTCATATTTGTCTAACATTAAGGTTAAATGATTTTGGCTTGAACTTACAGCTTGAAAGCTATTGCTTTGAAGTGAAATTTCAATTTTCTCAATACAATCAATTGGTATGTTTTCATTAATTTGAAATATACATGGGATAGTTCCACCAGAAATTTCTTTAATAATTTCATTGTATTTCTCTGTTACGAAGACTTCTTTTAGCAGTAGATCAAACTCTTTAATTTTTACTTCAAAACTGTCATATTCTTTGTACCGCTTAAAGGGGTATAATTTGTCATCTCTTTTTAATAAAAGCCTTATATCTTTATATACAACATTAATTCGTTCTTGATTTTGTCTTTCATTACGTACTGGATGTACCTCAAAACTCATATTCTCTAAAATATGTTGGTACAG is a genomic window of Desulfomicrobium baculatum DSM 4028 containing:
- a CDS encoding AAA domain-containing protein, giving the protein MLPLAAILAGISITATAASWIYNNMTEKEKGRQVGLQNDLNDLKNKFDIRQNQHNENLNELARNNFNTIKRKFLEEVAFFKEEKKEIKNDLDKLAIAIERELKNEAISPYQRQSLLENRNRIEDAKNRLDAYWRYLDWFKHKLDNLAQYEKYEDILRLELPQPLLPEEYLYIGKLAYIIKNEISVNGDQSIGWNKYDQKLQLNDYHNKTEVDVLNSFDDSQEFMILIDFTKNNKHFNASAIKGILYQHILENMSFEVHPVRNERQNQERINVVYKDIRLLLKRDDKLYPFKRYKEYDSFEVKIKEFDLLLKEVFVTEKYNEIIKEISGGTIPCIFQINENIPIDCIEKIEISLQSNSFQAVSSSQNHLTLMLDKYELFFEIDKNNHLLVLHKIVSIDTSRLTSSSFTIPHEILLIENSLYYDRYKNFSLNQEVLFNEFISFLNDQFSYIDYSSKTEHKDFDFFRKWQRIIEYQIENNSFEIFKIQYIKYDRDDLILIFYIDSHTLKEHEIKIKDKKPKEVTLELNSINIGFLDDYSLNEGLLKSKIEFIDQLSDIPKCGTLLIKVKTHQPVLQKQKKALKDFASSKIVNNDIKQLLISPSLTQHKPLNCDCQLTFKNKNLTENQQEIIKKVFNEKNIFLVQGPPGTGKTTIIKELIYQTIKHDKYSKILIVSQQNVAVDNVLDGIDRENREWFAQEGYSIIRVAPNEDKIQYENIKKYTVENWFVKYKEAVIINFIHLEQNKNDNKNSFNSKLSTSFREINEQNIKLYEFAVKWLNLIYKPDFRDVDNEIKELLISKHQILGATCVGLANKSLGLDLVEFDTAIIDEAGRATAPELLIPILRAKKVILIGDHNQLPPTIDRKLLEKLDSDDENDLSFEDLEILKKSFFEELFEKIPLSNKAMLNEQFRMPQQIGSLTSSLFYDEKLRNGHIKETNDFICPKNIIKWIDVNGFHKKDGTSSYNNMEIDEIVTLLGLINSFLEKKGLIKSVGIITPYSAQKLRLKNKIKALNLFSKLNIKTDTVDSFQGEEADIVIYSTVKTYGNISFLLDRKRLNVAISRTKENLFFIGNKNFFYNAKTETTEVNLFKKIIDYLETSNIT